One stretch of Commensalibacter melissae DNA includes these proteins:
- a CDS encoding virulence factor SrfB, which yields MSRIITLIPDSGIQFWSIKIPVAQLKNVHCWFWEERNGEYDDGTPRYILHSLREDPETGVLRDVQSGQVPPENQIYEVSWKGMMQMFLHQWIPLPFFALISGEETGNEHFRNGPANWVRGYLTQIKEDLYQFDLVFDTSLQTQDNNEIYNAPTIEDSQRQDCYKFVSNFTDVAWFLNEGWVGDWLLKIKQENVVNSSLYEERYCWHYAVYQAFLQILTSLQTLPSVHLLDGGKGITSQVPVEVDLILDLGNSRSCGILVEDHPGQDVNFSNSYPLILRDLSSPNLKYDKPFPSCIEFARANFGSDLLSRRSGRMSAFYWPSPVRVGYEAAHLAGTRIGNEGITGITSPKRYIWDTRLSLQSWRYNSRSMGISGRIIDPPVTGAFMAMISPDGRVLTEEERLIGENITTQPNFSRSSLFTFMLVEILFQARLQMNSPQNREQRQNKTLMRHLRSVTLTLPPGMPVAEQKILRNRAISAIDLYCEMLGISTNERPKIHTHLDEATATQIVWLYNEITERLGGNVDEFMQLNGHVDKDRETDNRIPKIRIASLDIGGGTTDLMISSYSVPVGETICPHQEFRESFKIAGDDILEHIITHIILPIMENSLRKAGVIDTQAFFSSAIGQDWGGQSEQERHLRQLFVNNVLEPVALAILSRYENITDRTIDILDAFHIGDVLGEDKENIERSQNYIQTLAKKAGAENFKITDLEIIAKVQQVEASITYVMGDVIAKLCEAIWTYDCDVLLISGRPSRLRRIVDMIMAAMPVPVHRIIGMYHYRVGAYYPFRDAQNRISDPKTTVVVGASLCLQAEGKLQNFVLRSRDLHMYSTVRFIGRLEKNGQLRNKNVWLSNIDLPESKPQEDVGFKIDDFENTTKIGFRQLGIERWPASPLYVLEINNFNALNKIALPLTVTIKRQDIDQEKENLKNDYSDREQFRIVEITDRNGEQYPTRLLVLRLQTMMNSEGYWRDTGRFTLA from the coding sequence ATGTCTCGTATCATCACTTTAATTCCTGACAGTGGAATACAGTTTTGGTCTATTAAAATTCCTGTTGCGCAATTAAAAAATGTTCATTGCTGGTTTTGGGAAGAGCGTAATGGTGAATATGATGATGGTACACCACGTTATATCTTGCATTCCCTTAGGGAGGATCCCGAAACAGGTGTGTTGAGGGATGTTCAATCCGGTCAGGTTCCACCTGAAAATCAGATTTATGAGGTTTCCTGGAAAGGGATGATGCAAATGTTTCTGCATCAATGGATACCCTTGCCTTTTTTTGCGCTCATATCGGGTGAAGAAACAGGTAATGAGCATTTTCGAAATGGACCGGCAAATTGGGTACGTGGATATCTTACACAGATAAAGGAGGATTTGTATCAATTTGATCTTGTATTCGATACAAGTTTGCAAACACAGGATAATAATGAAATTTATAATGCACCCACCATAGAAGATAGCCAAAGACAGGACTGTTATAAATTCGTTTCTAATTTTACTGATGTGGCATGGTTTTTGAATGAAGGATGGGTTGGTGATTGGCTTTTGAAAATCAAACAGGAAAATGTTGTAAATAGCTCTTTATACGAAGAACGATATTGTTGGCATTATGCCGTCTATCAGGCATTCCTACAGATTTTAACCTCCTTGCAAACCTTACCATCAGTGCATTTGCTGGATGGTGGTAAGGGAATAACATCACAAGTCCCGGTTGAAGTAGACCTAATTCTGGATTTGGGAAATTCAAGGAGCTGTGGAATTTTAGTTGAGGATCATCCGGGACAGGATGTTAATTTTTCAAATAGCTATCCTTTGATTCTTAGAGATCTTTCAAGTCCCAATCTTAAATATGACAAACCATTTCCAAGCTGTATAGAATTTGCTCGTGCAAATTTTGGAAGTGATCTTCTCTCTCGTCGTTCCGGAAGGATGTCCGCCTTTTATTGGCCAAGTCCGGTCAGGGTAGGTTATGAGGCAGCACATTTGGCAGGGACAAGAATTGGAAATGAAGGTATAACCGGTATCACATCTCCAAAAAGATATATATGGGACACGCGTTTATCTTTACAAAGCTGGCGTTACAATAGCCGTTCCATGGGTATTTCGGGAAGAATAATCGATCCTCCAGTTACGGGGGCATTTATGGCAATGATTTCACCGGATGGTCGTGTTTTGACTGAGGAGGAACGTTTAATAGGGGAGAATATCACCACACAACCAAATTTTTCACGGAGTTCATTATTTACCTTTATGCTTGTGGAAATTTTGTTTCAAGCGAGATTACAGATGAACTCACCTCAAAATCGTGAACAAAGACAAAATAAAACTTTAATGAGACATCTTCGGTCTGTAACATTGACTTTACCTCCTGGTATGCCGGTAGCGGAACAGAAAATCTTACGTAATCGTGCGATTTCAGCCATTGATTTATATTGCGAAATGCTGGGTATATCTACAAATGAACGGCCAAAAATTCACACGCATCTTGATGAGGCAACAGCAACCCAAATCGTTTGGTTATATAACGAGATTACCGAACGTCTCGGTGGAAATGTGGATGAGTTCATGCAATTAAACGGTCATGTCGATAAAGATAGGGAAACTGATAACCGGATACCGAAAATTAGGATAGCAAGCTTGGATATTGGAGGTGGAACGACTGATTTGATGATAAGTTCCTATTCTGTGCCTGTGGGTGAGACAATTTGTCCACATCAGGAATTTAGGGAAAGCTTTAAAATAGCAGGGGATGATATTCTTGAACATATCATAACGCATATCATTTTACCCATAATGGAAAATTCCCTACGTAAAGCGGGGGTAATTGACACCCAGGCATTTTTTAGTTCCGCCATTGGACAGGACTGGGGAGGGCAATCAGAACAGGAGCGTCATTTAAGACAGCTTTTTGTCAATAATGTTTTGGAACCGGTTGCATTGGCAATATTGTCCCGTTATGAAAATATAACTGATCGAACAATCGATATACTTGATGCATTCCATATTGGCGATGTTCTTGGTGAGGACAAGGAAAATATCGAGCGATCCCAAAATTACATTCAGACCCTTGCCAAAAAGGCAGGAGCAGAAAATTTTAAAATAACCGATTTGGAAATCATAGCCAAGGTGCAACAGGTTGAGGCCTCGATCACATATGTTATGGGTGATGTCATAGCGAAATTGTGCGAAGCAATTTGGACCTATGATTGTGATGTCTTGTTGATTTCAGGTAGACCTTCAAGATTACGCAGAATTGTTGATATGATTATGGCCGCCATGCCAGTTCCGGTTCACCGTATTATAGGTATGTACCATTATCGCGTTGGTGCATATTATCCTTTTCGTGATGCTCAGAACCGTATAAGTGATCCAAAAACCACCGTTGTAGTTGGTGCATCTTTATGTTTGCAAGCGGAAGGGAAGTTACAGAATTTTGTATTACGATCACGTGATTTGCATATGTATTCCACTGTACGTTTTATTGGTCGTTTGGAAAAAAATGGTCAGTTGAGGAATAAAAATGTTTGGCTTTCAAATATAGATTTACCTGAAAGTAAGCCTCAAGAAGATGTAGGTTTCAAGATTGATGATTTTGAAAATACCACCAAGATTGGTTTTCGTCAGCTTGGAATTGAAAGATGGCCAGCGTCGCCATTATATGTTTTGGAAATAAATAATTTCAATGCTCTGAATAAAATTGCCCTGCCTTTGACGGTAACAATTAAGCGTCAGGATATCGATCAAGAAAAGGAAAATCTAAAAAATGATTATTCAGATCGCGAACAATTCAGGATTGTTGAAATAACAGATCGGAATGGCGAGCAATATCCCACCCGACTTTTGGTCCTGAGATTGCAAACCATGATGAATTCCGAAGGTTATTGGCGTGATACAGGTCGCTTTACCTTAGCCTAG
- a CDS encoding MFS transporter, translating to MNIPIENNQKRFLPIVAAISFFMAALDSTAVNTIIPYLSNFFNTPLFKTKNIIIYYMVAGSLFIPLTGYLCQKYGCRIIFCLSLAIFTSGSLLCGLSHNLNELLIARIIQGSGGALMLPIGRLAIIQTFSKDELVKALSMVTLPALTGPLIGPIVGGMITSYFHWSLIFLINIPFGILGIIFALRIFPDIKDKSIKMDYTGYGIFAISIAFLTYALSLFSETKQFKIPTLILVLGILLMIFYWIKSYNHKHPLFHHNLFKVRSFTIGIFGNIVARIGCGAVPFMLPLMLQILLGLSPVKCGFAMLPLAIASFVGKSFVDQIIRQTGYRRFLFINTILLSFSYISYVTVTSSSSWTLLIVLMLITGFINSIQFTAMNTVTVIDLSFSKQPSGSGLLSTVMQLSMASGVAVSAILLNVDQSLHPNSAPAMHFHFTWFWLGITTLFSSFIFWFLPKGK from the coding sequence ATGAACATTCCGATTGAAAACAATCAAAAACGGTTTTTACCCATTGTCGCAGCAATATCATTTTTCATGGCTGCACTTGATTCAACTGCTGTCAATACAATAATTCCCTACTTATCCAATTTTTTTAATACTCCTTTATTCAAAACAAAAAATATCATTATTTATTATATGGTGGCTGGATCCTTATTTATTCCTCTTACGGGATATCTATGCCAAAAATATGGATGTCGCATAATTTTTTGTCTTTCACTGGCAATTTTTACATCTGGTTCTCTTTTATGCGGACTTTCCCATAACTTGAATGAATTGTTAATCGCAAGGATTATTCAGGGTTCTGGAGGAGCACTTATGCTGCCGATTGGTCGATTGGCAATTATCCAGACCTTTTCCAAAGACGAACTGGTAAAAGCATTAAGTATGGTAACCCTTCCCGCTTTGACTGGTCCCTTGATCGGTCCCATTGTTGGGGGGATGATCACTTCTTATTTTCATTGGTCCCTAATATTTTTAATCAATATACCCTTCGGTATTCTTGGAATTATATTTGCCTTACGAATTTTCCCCGATATCAAGGATAAATCAATTAAAATGGATTATACAGGGTATGGAATATTTGCCATTTCAATAGCCTTTCTTACCTATGCGCTCAGTCTATTTAGTGAAACCAAACAATTTAAAATTCCAACCCTGATTCTCGTTCTGGGCATCCTTTTAATGATATTTTACTGGATAAAATCCTATAATCATAAACACCCTCTATTTCATCACAACCTTTTTAAAGTAAGAAGCTTCACAATTGGAATTTTCGGTAACATCGTTGCACGTATCGGATGCGGCGCCGTGCCATTCATGCTGCCATTGATGTTACAAATTCTATTGGGACTTTCACCCGTAAAATGTGGTTTTGCAATGTTACCATTGGCCATTGCTTCTTTTGTAGGAAAATCTTTCGTCGATCAGATTATAAGACAGACCGGTTACCGACGTTTTCTGTTTATCAACACTATATTGCTCAGTTTTTCATATATTTCGTATGTAACTGTAACAAGTTCATCCAGCTGGACATTACTGATTGTTCTAATGCTCATTACTGGATTTATAAATTCCATTCAATTTACAGCCATGAATACAGTTACCGTTATTGATCTATCTTTTAGTAAACAACCTTCAGGAAGCGGTCTATTATCCACAGTCATGCAACTTTCCATGGCTTCTGGTGTTGCCGTCTCTGCAATACTTTTAAATGTAGATCAATCTTTGCATCCCAATTCCGCTCCTGCAATGCATTTTCATTTTACATGGTTTTGGTTGGGTATAACAACACTTTTCAGCTCTTTTATCTTTTGGTTTTTGCCAAAAGGAAAATAA
- a CDS encoding retroviral-like aspartic protease family protein, translating to MKKIILTFYFFTGLWSFDSARAERNLCSYEKIAQIPLRNIGGYIIGDFQINGQMVSLIIDTGSEGSLISLDGASRLHLPVDPGQKTVILGSKGGSKTVQNVFIRNMHIGTYNLGALSIPVGNLPQFPRIKPAISGLIGGDILSNFDVEFSLKTGKLNLWEVNSHSLLCMVPPFWQEKGHITDLDKKGFRVFTKVRIDQFPLEALIDSGARSRIVALQKVKEMGIHEDELATRPGGLASSIGSKEVVYHWYQFKRFEIGGQVEIKPTLTVSPLHDEADMLIGSDWFALNKIWISYKREKLYFINNREE from the coding sequence ATGAAAAAAATCATTCTGACATTTTATTTTTTTACAGGCTTATGGTCTTTTGATTCTGCAAGAGCTGAAAGAAATTTATGCAGCTATGAAAAAATTGCGCAAATTCCTCTCAGAAATATAGGGGGTTATATAATAGGGGATTTTCAAATTAATGGACAAATGGTTTCCCTGATTATTGACACAGGTTCAGAAGGAAGTCTTATTTCTTTGGATGGAGCTTCAAGGCTGCATTTACCTGTGGATCCAGGCCAAAAAACAGTAATACTGGGTTCAAAAGGGGGAAGTAAAACAGTACAAAATGTTTTTATCCGAAATATGCATATAGGAACGTACAATCTGGGCGCTTTATCTATACCAGTTGGTAATTTACCTCAATTTCCAAGAATTAAACCTGCCATTTCAGGATTGATCGGTGGAGATATATTATCAAATTTTGATGTTGAATTTTCATTAAAAACAGGAAAGCTGAATTTATGGGAGGTGAACAGCCATTCATTATTATGTATGGTACCACCTTTTTGGCAAGAAAAAGGTCATATTACTGATTTGGACAAAAAAGGTTTTCGTGTGTTTACAAAGGTAAGAATTGATCAGTTTCCCTTAGAAGCCCTAATTGACAGTGGTGCACGATCCCGAATAGTTGCCCTTCAAAAAGTAAAAGAAATGGGAATTCATGAAGACGAGCTGGCCACACGTCCGGGTGGACTGGCAAGCTCGATTGGTTCAAAAGAGGTTGTTTATCACTGGTATCAATTTAAGCGTTTCGAAATTGGTGGACAGGTTGAAATCAAACCTACATTGACCGTATCCCCATTGCATGATGAAGCAGATATGCTGATTGGTTCAGACTGGTTTGCACTAAATAAAATATGGATATCCTATAAACGTGAAAAATTGTATTTTATAAATAATAGGGAAGAATAA
- a CDS encoding tyrosine recombinase XerC, with amino-acid sequence MLAEGYLKHFLKWMKDSQRASSNSIIAYQQDLTLFLQFFANYKGKEITGHDLADLSYKDVRAWMADENNKALKSHYLGQGRHTQDAAIRTRKRRLSALRSFYRFLARFYYIENNIASLIKIPKVNQPLPHPLTEKEASELTRNVAIVDQSPMTQNRDIALFTLLYGCGLRLSEALSLNWGDLRNADLTREGATLRITGKGNKERLVPILPYVADALIKWEKHYPFMIKSQSPVFVGVKGKRLNPSIAQKNMREYRRMTGLSELATPHALRHSFATHILQNGGDLRTIQMLLGHASLSTTQRYTLMDESHLLEVWNKAHPKANINRKI; translated from the coding sequence ATGCTGGCAGAAGGTTATTTAAAGCATTTCTTGAAATGGATGAAGGACAGTCAAAGAGCCTCATCTAATAGTATTATTGCATATCAACAAGATTTAACCCTTTTTTTACAATTTTTTGCAAATTATAAGGGTAAAGAAATAACCGGGCATGATCTTGCCGATCTTTCATATAAGGATGTCAGGGCATGGATGGCGGATGAAAACAACAAAGCCCTTAAAAGTCATTATCTTGGTCAGGGTCGACATACGCAAGATGCCGCAATCCGTACACGTAAAAGACGTTTATCCGCATTACGGTCATTTTATCGCTTTTTGGCAAGGTTTTATTATATTGAGAATAATATTGCTTCATTAATAAAGATTCCAAAGGTCAATCAACCTTTACCCCATCCATTGACGGAAAAAGAGGCCTCAGAGTTGACTAGGAATGTTGCGATTGTTGATCAGTCCCCAATGACTCAAAATCGTGACATCGCTTTATTTACATTGTTGTATGGTTGTGGTTTGCGGTTGTCTGAAGCCTTATCCTTAAATTGGGGTGATCTCAGAAATGCAGACCTGACCCGTGAGGGTGCAACCCTAAGGATAACCGGTAAAGGAAACAAGGAACGACTTGTGCCGATTTTGCCCTATGTGGCTGACGCATTAATAAAATGGGAAAAACATTACCCTTTTATGATTAAATCTCAATCACCAGTTTTTGTCGGTGTTAAAGGCAAAAGGTTAAATCCATCTATTGCCCAAAAAAATATGCGTGAATACAGACGCATGACGGGATTGTCAGAATTGGCAACACCTCATGCCCTACGTCACTCATTTGCCACCCATATTTTACAAAACGGAGGAGATTTAAGAACAATACAAATGTTGTTAGGACATGCAAGCCTGTCTACAACGCAGCGTTATACATTGATGGATGAATCTCATTTACTGGAAGTATGGAATAAAGCCCATCCCAAAGCGAATATAAATAGAAAAATATGA
- the thiD gene encoding bifunctional hydroxymethylpyrimidine kinase/phosphomethylpyrimidine kinase yields MIKNILTIAGTDPSGGAGIQADIKTFSALGTYAMSVITAVVAQNTQGVRSFQIMDPNMVADQIDAIFQDIHVDAVKIGMLGNELIVRIVAHKLREYNVAKVVIDPVMVAKSGDHLINDAAVNALKDELFPLATLITPNIPEACVLLNRNDPITMLEMKEEAQKLLSFGSHWVLLKGGHLEGFNCFDVLCNKNEIFDYEDERVLTNNNHGTGCTLSSAITALIPVMEIPDAVREAKTYLGNALKAGNQLQVGKGHGPVNHFYRIWNL; encoded by the coding sequence ATGATTAAAAATATTTTAACAATTGCTGGAACCGATCCAAGTGGAGGGGCGGGAATCCAGGCTGATATCAAAACTTTTTCCGCATTGGGAACTTATGCAATGTCAGTTATAACGGCGGTTGTTGCGCAAAATACCCAAGGGGTAAGATCTTTTCAGATTATGGATCCTAATATGGTTGCAGATCAGATCGATGCGATTTTTCAGGATATCCATGTTGACGCTGTCAAAATCGGAATGCTTGGCAATGAGCTTATTGTCAGGATTGTAGCCCATAAACTGAGAGAATATAATGTTGCCAAGGTCGTTATTGATCCTGTCATGGTGGCAAAAAGCGGTGATCATTTGATCAATGATGCGGCAGTTAATGCATTGAAGGACGAACTATTTCCTCTTGCCACGCTTATTACCCCGAATATCCCGGAGGCATGTGTTTTATTGAATAGAAATGATCCAATAACAATGCTGGAAATGAAAGAGGAGGCACAGAAATTACTTTCATTTGGATCTCATTGGGTTTTGTTAAAAGGGGGACATCTCGAGGGATTTAACTGTTTTGATGTATTATGTAATAAGAATGAAATTTTCGATTATGAGGATGAAAGAGTGCTGACAAATAATAATCACGGGACAGGATGCACGTTGTCTTCTGCCATAACAGCCTTGATTCCCGTTATGGAAATTCCTGATGCGGTCAGAGAGGCCAAGACTTATCTAGGGAATGCACTTAAGGCTGGCAATCAGCTGCAAGTGGGTAAGGGACATGGGCCGGTCAATCATTTTTACAGAATATGGAATTTATAA
- a CDS encoding primosomal protein N', with protein MNPDILSDMPLSYRKIVPVLLPYPFKEPFDYIIPHDLKIEKIIPGTLVIVPLNQRKEIGVVWQDHVLSGNLSLLSTPKKEKRKLKEIISILPIQPLPRVLMQFIDWMANYNFTESGSVLAMAIRNIRTLTVPLKKEYGWIKTSPLPTNLKITEKRKKILDFMNIPDQAYTTRELTENLHIKPSVIYGLEKSGGIFKQPLTNFTQFSKPDPNFHQPSLSEEQTKATTFLKKQVDKKKFSVTLLQGITGSGKTEVYMQAIASCIEQNKQVLVLLPEIALSAQWTNRFYKRFGVNPALWHSDLGLKHRKQTWMAILKNEVFVLVGARSALFLPFYDLGLIIVDEEHESSFKQEEGVIYNARDMAIVRAKLSSCPIILVSATPSMETLINAHQGKYFHLTLTKRHGGAIMPRTELVDMKIHPPEKGHFLSPPLVKATQEKLDKNEQVLFFLNRRGYAPLTLCRACGYRLECPHCSAWLVEHRCTRKLVCHHCDYSIPVPLECPHCNTKNSLVPIGPGIERITEEASITFPDAKILVMSSDCLNSPKMTAEAVRRIMQKEVNLIIGTQIVAKGWHFPDLTLVGVIDADLGLTGADLRAAEKTLQLLHQVGGRAGRARFPGTVIIQSFLTDHPVMETLIKGDFNQFMIEEAHERKAGFWPPYGRLAAIIVSADTNQDALETAQELGLNAPSRDGVIVLGPAPAPLSLLRNRYRQRLLLRTHKSIAIQPILHQWLDPIKPKKNVKITVDIDPISFL; from the coding sequence ATGAATCCTGATATTTTATCTGATATGCCTCTATCTTACCGTAAAATAGTCCCGGTTCTTCTTCCTTACCCATTCAAGGAACCTTTTGATTATATAATTCCACACGACCTAAAAATAGAAAAAATCATTCCTGGTACCCTGGTTATTGTACCGCTCAATCAACGTAAGGAAATAGGGGTTGTCTGGCAAGATCACGTTCTATCAGGCAATTTGTCTTTATTATCCACCCCCAAAAAAGAAAAAAGAAAATTAAAAGAAATTATTTCCATTTTACCCATTCAGCCCTTACCGAGAGTTTTAATGCAATTCATTGATTGGATGGCAAATTACAATTTTACAGAATCAGGTTCCGTTCTGGCAATGGCAATCCGTAATATCAGAACTCTCACCGTTCCCTTAAAAAAAGAATATGGATGGATAAAAACTTCACCTTTGCCAACAAACTTGAAAATTACCGAAAAAAGAAAAAAAATTCTGGATTTCATGAATATTCCAGATCAAGCCTATACAACAAGGGAATTGACAGAAAATTTACATATAAAACCTTCGGTTATTTATGGACTGGAAAAATCAGGAGGCATTTTCAAACAACCCCTTACCAATTTTACGCAATTTTCAAAACCTGATCCCAATTTTCATCAACCTAGTCTTTCCGAAGAACAAACCAAAGCAACAACTTTTTTAAAGAAACAAGTCGATAAGAAAAAATTTTCTGTTACTTTACTGCAAGGCATTACCGGTTCAGGAAAAACAGAAGTTTATATGCAAGCCATAGCTTCCTGCATCGAACAGAATAAACAAGTTCTGGTTTTATTGCCAGAAATCGCTTTGTCAGCTCAATGGACCAATCGGTTTTACAAACGTTTTGGCGTAAATCCTGCACTATGGCATTCCGATCTAGGTTTGAAACACCGTAAACAAACCTGGATGGCTATATTAAAAAATGAAGTTTTCGTGTTAGTTGGCGCGAGATCCGCCCTATTTCTCCCTTTTTATGATCTGGGATTGATAATTGTGGACGAAGAACACGAATCTTCCTTCAAACAGGAGGAAGGTGTTATCTATAATGCCAGAGATATGGCCATTGTCAGGGCTAAACTATCCTCGTGTCCTATTATTTTGGTTTCCGCCACCCCTTCAATGGAAACCCTGATAAATGCGCATCAGGGAAAATATTTTCATCTCACCTTAACCAAACGACATGGTGGGGCTATCATGCCACGAACCGAACTGGTTGACATGAAAATACATCCACCAGAAAAAGGACATTTCCTGTCACCACCTCTTGTAAAGGCAACACAGGAAAAACTTGACAAAAACGAACAGGTCTTGTTTTTTTTGAACAGGCGCGGTTACGCCCCTTTAACTTTATGCCGTGCTTGTGGTTACCGTCTTGAATGTCCACATTGTTCAGCATGGTTGGTTGAGCATCGCTGCACTAGAAAACTGGTATGTCATCATTGCGATTATTCTATACCCGTTCCGCTGGAATGTCCCCATTGCAATACCAAGAATAGTCTAGTTCCCATTGGTCCTGGAATTGAACGCATTACCGAAGAGGCAAGCATTACCTTTCCTGACGCAAAAATCCTTGTCATGTCCAGTGACTGTTTAAACAGCCCCAAAATGACAGCCGAAGCCGTTCGCCGAATTATGCAAAAAGAAGTCAACCTTATTATCGGCACCCAAATTGTTGCCAAGGGATGGCATTTCCCTGATCTTACTCTTGTTGGGGTTATAGATGCCGATTTGGGATTAACCGGCGCAGATTTACGTGCGGCTGAAAAAACATTACAGTTATTGCATCAGGTCGGGGGTAGAGCCGGTCGAGCCAGATTTCCCGGTACAGTTATAATTCAAAGTTTTTTAACAGATCATCCCGTAATGGAGACGTTAATCAAAGGTGATTTCAATCAATTCATGATCGAAGAGGCACATGAGCGTAAAGCCGGATTTTGGCCTCCTTACGGTCGATTGGCCGCCATAATCGTAAGTGCGGATACAAATCAGGATGCTTTGGAAACAGCTCAAGAACTCGGTCTAAATGCGCCCAGCCGAGATGGAGTCATCGTTTTGGGACCTGCCCCAGCTCCCCTATCTCTGCTTCGTAACCGTTATAGACAGCGTTTATTGTTAAGAACACATAAATCCATCGCCATACAGCCGATCCTACATCAATGGTTGGATCCAATTAAACCCAAAAAAAACGTAAAAATAACTGTGGATATCGATCCAATATCGTTTTTGTAA
- a CDS encoding MYG1 family protein encodes MPNSPTIHSDSLTEGLMDYSKELLIVTHNGRFHIDDVFAFTTLFLALDLENRPFRLERTRNPEIIEKADIVFDVGGIFDGKRYFDHHQIGAPERDIKQTPKNMEGTIPYSSAGLIWTAFGLDVIKKLAPDLDEKSHRVAHSVIEKALVIPIDAIDNGKMQPENGLNFSSIINIFNPAWDCDDPSNQLERFFEASKIVQTVLIYQLNIEFARNRAISCCEEAYKNSPDNRILMLPRWMPHIYPIFANAWNTQLVIYPAENEWRVGTVPIRMHGNDRRRLFPASWGGLEGENLEKETGILGAKFVHKGLFIAVATSKEAAIALAHKTLE; translated from the coding sequence ATGCCTAACTCCCCTACAATTCATTCTGATTCTCTTACAGAAGGATTGATGGATTATTCAAAGGAACTTTTAATCGTCACACATAACGGACGTTTTCATATTGACGATGTTTTCGCCTTTACAACCTTATTTCTTGCATTGGATTTAGAAAATAGACCCTTTCGGCTGGAAAGAACACGTAACCCTGAAATCATTGAAAAAGCTGATATTGTTTTTGATGTTGGGGGAATTTTTGATGGCAAGCGTTATTTTGACCATCACCAGATTGGTGCTCCTGAAAGAGATATCAAACAGACACCCAAAAACATGGAAGGAACTATTCCCTATAGTTCTGCTGGTCTTATATGGACCGCTTTTGGCTTGGATGTCATTAAAAAACTAGCCCCTGACCTGGATGAGAAATCACATCGTGTTGCGCATAGTGTAATTGAAAAAGCGCTAGTCATTCCCATAGATGCAATCGATAATGGAAAAATGCAACCTGAAAACGGATTAAATTTTTCATCAATCATAAATATTTTCAATCCTGCGTGGGATTGCGACGACCCGTCAAACCAGCTGGAACGTTTTTTTGAGGCAAGTAAAATCGTTCAAACTGTTTTGATTTATCAACTTAATATTGAATTTGCTCGTAACAGAGCCATCAGCTGTTGTGAAGAAGCATACAAGAACAGCCCCGATAACCGTATTTTGATGTTGCCTCGCTGGATGCCACATATATATCCGATTTTTGCCAATGCTTGGAATACACAACTGGTAATTTACCCTGCAGAAAATGAATGGCGTGTCGGAACAGTTCCGATCCGTATGCACGGAAACGATCGACGTAGATTGTTTCCTGCCAGCTGGGGAGGATTAGAAGGTGAAAACCTAGAAAAAGAAACAGGAATTCTGGGGGCGAAATTCGTTCACAAGGGATTGTTCATAGCTGTTGCCACATCAAAAGAGGCAGCAATTGCACTTGCGCACAAAACCCTGGAATAA